Proteins encoded together in one Caldisericaceae bacterium window:
- a CDS encoding glycosyltransferase family 2 protein, with translation MKKFSIVIPAHNEEKFIEETLLHLENIGYPIDLFEVIVVENGSTDKTLQIAKKFENANFRIFSITEKGVSIARNFGAKNISLDSEWIIFLDADTHLEKGFLNDLNDFLTKHEHKNLSVGTTSLLPNKKGLYPFLWFKFYDLAHLLLHASLSIQIVKKDVFFKVWYDETLQYTEDWKMMKEAEKFGKFFFMKTDKVITSTRRFDSVGWFKQLALFTFWGIMPEKYKKKVKYEVIR, from the coding sequence ATGAAAAAGTTTTCTATTGTAATACCTGCACACAATGAGGAAAAGTTTATTGAAGAAACGCTATTACACCTTGAGAATATTGGGTATCCTATAGACTTATTTGAAGTTATAGTTGTAGAAAATGGCTCAACTGACAAAACATTACAAATTGCAAAAAAATTTGAGAATGCAAATTTCAGAATATTTTCAATTACCGAAAAGGGTGTATCAATTGCAAGGAATTTTGGAGCAAAAAATATTAGTTTAGACTCCGAATGGATTATTTTCCTTGACGCAGATACACATTTAGAGAAAGGCTTTTTAAATGATTTAAACGATTTTTTAACCAAACACGAACATAAAAACCTTTCAGTTGGCACAACTTCACTTTTGCCTAATAAAAAAGGGTTGTATCCCTTTTTGTGGTTTAAATTTTACGATTTAGCACATTTGTTGCTACATGCTTCTTTAAGTATCCAAATTGTTAAAAAAGATGTGTTTTTTAAGGTTTGGTATGATGAAACTCTTCAGTACACTGAAGATTGGAAAATGATGAAAGAGGCAGAAAAATTTGGTAAGTTCTTTTTTATGAAAACAGACAAGGTAATTACTTCAACAAGAAGATTCGATAGTGTAGGTTGGTTTAAGCAATTAGCACTATTCACCTTTTGGGGCATTATGCCTGAAAAATATAAAAAGAAAGTAAAATACGAGGTAATAAGATGA
- the surE gene encoding 5'/3'-nucleotidase SurE — protein sequence MRILLVNDDGIYAKGIKTLAKFLRELGEVVVVAPDRQKSAAGHSLTINDVLLIKEVKLDDDFEGISVVDGTPTDCVLVGLKDIMKNNPPDFVVSGINHGANLGGDILYSGTVSGALEGLANGFKSVAISLDIKGDDGYFETAAKIAVKILLTSELFSGIVEERSILNVNVPNVKYEDLKGFKITRQGKVQYENYLEKYTNPHGKIFYWIGGDRPAFELEDDTDSFAIAHNYVSITPINIDLTNYSYINKLKKNIEKLNF from the coding sequence ATGAGGATTCTACTTGTAAACGATGATGGAATATACGCAAAGGGTATAAAAACTCTTGCTAAATTTTTAAGAGAGTTAGGTGAAGTTGTTGTAGTTGCTCCAGATAGACAAAAAAGTGCCGCAGGCCACTCTCTTACAATAAACGATGTCTTATTAATTAAAGAAGTGAAGCTTGATGATGATTTTGAAGGAATTTCCGTTGTTGATGGGACACCAACTGATTGCGTGCTTGTTGGACTAAAGGATATTATGAAAAATAATCCCCCTGATTTTGTTGTGTCAGGAATAAACCATGGAGCAAACCTTGGGGGAGATATCCTATATTCTGGAACTGTTTCAGGGGCATTAGAAGGACTTGCAAATGGCTTTAAGTCGGTAGCAATTTCGTTAGATATAAAAGGAGACGATGGCTACTTTGAGACTGCAGCAAAAATTGCAGTAAAGATCCTTTTAACTAGCGAACTCTTCAGTGGAATAGTTGAGGAAAGATCAATTCTAAATGTGAATGTGCCAAATGTAAAATACGAAGATTTAAAAGGCTTTAAAATCACAAGGCAAGGAAAAGTCCAATACGAAAATTACCTTGAGAAGTATACAAATCCTCATGGAAAAATATTCTATTGGATTGGAGGCGATAGGCCTGCCTTTGAACTTGAAGACGATACAGATTCTTTTGCAATTGCGCACAATTATGTTTCGATAACTCCAATTAATATTGACCTTACAAACTATTCTTATATAAACAAGTTAAAAAAGAACATAGAGAAGTTAAACTTTTAG
- the glnA gene encoding type I glutamate--ammonia ligase codes for MEDILKITSEEGVDIIWLQFTDILGFPKLVEIPVKMLPKALSKGIPFDGSSIEGFARIEESDMLLKLNPETFTILPWTKNNEIKIGKIICDVYLDESRPFEGDPRLILKKTIKEAEEKGFLMQTGVEEEFFLFRLRDAKPTTEIVSNGSYFEMLPEDIGEKTRLLIAKTLEEMGFEIETSHHEVSPSQHEIDFKYADPITTADRIITFKIAAKTVALINGLYASFMPKPLFGVNGSGAHTNISVTNGNGRNLFFDKTKEFELSDTARYFIGGIFKHIDAITAIANPLVNSYKRIVPGFEAPVYVSWAVKNRSALVRVPQADEGSKRIEFRSPDPTANPYLLFAVLLKAGLDGIENEIDPGEPANEINIFEENEKHPDKFKTLPSTLKEAITALKNDELIKEVLGSVVFEKYVQAKETEWNEYRISITDWEIKNQFYLY; via the coding sequence ATACCAGTAAAAATGTTGCCAAAGGCATTATCAAAGGGGATCCCTTTTGATGGCTCTTCGATAGAAGGTTTTGCAAGAATAGAAGAATCTGATATGCTTCTTAAACTAAATCCAGAAACATTTACAATTCTTCCTTGGACGAAAAATAACGAAATTAAAATTGGAAAAATCATTTGCGATGTCTATTTAGATGAAAGTCGTCCTTTTGAAGGTGACCCAAGGCTTATTTTAAAAAAGACAATTAAAGAAGCAGAAGAAAAAGGGTTTCTCATGCAAACTGGTGTAGAAGAAGAATTTTTCCTTTTTAGATTGAGAGACGCTAAACCAACAACAGAAATAGTAAGCAACGGAAGTTATTTTGAAATGCTTCCAGAAGATATTGGAGAAAAAACACGATTACTCATAGCTAAAACTCTTGAAGAAATGGGTTTTGAAATAGAAACATCCCACCATGAAGTCTCTCCCTCCCAACATGAAATCGATTTTAAATACGCAGACCCCATTACAACTGCAGATAGAATAATTACTTTTAAGATAGCCGCAAAAACCGTTGCTCTTATCAACGGTTTGTATGCATCATTTATGCCGAAGCCTCTTTTTGGAGTAAACGGTTCAGGAGCACATACAAACATCTCTGTTACTAACGGAAACGGTAGGAATTTATTTTTTGACAAAACAAAAGAATTTGAACTTTCAGATACGGCAAGGTATTTTATCGGAGGTATTTTTAAACACATAGATGCAATAACAGCAATAGCAAACCCCTTAGTTAACTCCTATAAAAGAATAGTCCCCGGTTTTGAAGCACCTGTTTATGTATCCTGGGCAGTTAAAAATAGAAGTGCTCTTGTAAGAGTCCCTCAAGCAGATGAAGGCTCAAAGAGAATTGAATTTAGAAGTCCAGACCCAACCGCAAACCCCTATCTTCTCTTCGCAGTCTTATTAAAAGCAGGATTAGATGGTATTGAAAATGAAATTGACCCAGGAGAACCAGCAAACGAAATAAACATCTTCGAAGAAAATGAAAAGCACCCCGATAAATTCAAAACCCTTCCGTCAACGCTTAAAGAAGCAATTACAGCGCTTAAAAACGATGAACTTATAAAAGAAGTTCTTGGAAGTGTTGTATTTGAAAAATACGTGCAAGCAAAAGAAACTGAATGGAACGAATACAGAATAAGCATAACAGATTGGGAGATAAAGAACCAATTTTATCTATATTAA